In the Arachis ipaensis cultivar K30076 chromosome B10, Araip1.1, whole genome shotgun sequence genome, one interval contains:
- the LOC107623300 gene encoding probable receptor-like protein kinase At1g11050 (The sequence of the model RefSeq protein was modified relative to this genomic sequence to represent the inferred CDS: added 28 bases not found in genome assembly) has protein sequence MKKVMVTMMMVMMMVSITMAAPSPSPSPSSPSTCPIDFSYVKRVPWNPSACENFHSLSSNLSNCCTSLLSLIGIGFAQYLKATTNFNLPNLETSTSCVHDFQSQLNSLSLQNNLVDLCFDPHQFVMSRNVCAGIETLKDWDKKLGQITPLDTSCKQDLTDLSLCDVCLTAGFQVQHKLVSIDGNASHSENCFKFTILYAAAFVNQYGPESNGAMSCIFGMSLYTQGGGSGGKSHQGLVFGLTGAGVALLVMSCLLGVYVWYDRKVRRKKLNDDEFDFDPEEQGSRRRLRPNTGSIWFKIDELEKATDNFSTKNFIGRGGFGLVFKGVLSDGSVVAVKRILESDFQGDVEFCNEVEIISNLKHRNLVPLRGCCVVDDDDEKFNDRGSQRFLVYDYMPNGNLEDHLFLVSEQQKLKKSLTWPQRKSIILDVAKGLAYLHYGVKPAIFHRDIKATNILLDEDMRARVADFGLAKQSREGQSHLTTRVAGTHGYLAPEYALYGQLTEKSDVYSFGVVVLEIMCGRRALDLSSAGSLKAFLITDWAWSLVKSGNIEEALDASLLKDDSFGSSNPKSIMERFLLVGILCSHVMVALRPTISDALKMLEGDIEVPQIPDRPMPLGHPATFYGDGGSTFSISPALSGPKLQTGDMLR, from the exons ATGAAGAAGGTTATGGTAActatgatgatggtgatgatgatggtgTCTATAACCATGGCAGCACCTTCACCTtcaccttctccttcttctccttcaaCATGCCCCATCGACTTTAGCTATGTAAAGAGAGTTCCATGGAACCCTTCAGCATGTGAGAATTTCCACTCTTTATCATCAAACTTGAGCAACTGTTGCACCTCGCTCTTATCTCTAATCGGAATAGGGTTCGCGCAGTACCTTAAAGCAACTACAAATTTCAACCTCCCAAACCTTGAAACCTCAACCTCATGCGTCCATGATTTCCAGTCTCAGCTCAATTCCTTATCTCTCCAAAACAACCTCGTTGACTTGTGCTTTGACCCTCACCAGTTCGTCATGTCCCGAAACGTCTGCGCAGGAATTGAAACCCTAAAAGATTGGGACAAGAAGCTTGGTCAAATCACGCCTCTTGATACTAGTTGCAAACAAGACCTCACTGATCTTTCGCTATGTGATGTGTGTCTTACTGCGGGGTTTCAGGTGCAGCATAAACTTGTCTCCATTGATGGTAATGCTTCTCACTCTGAAAATTGTTTCAAATTTACTATTCTATATGCTGCTGCGTTTGTGAATCAGTATGGACCTGAAAGCAATGGTGCCATGAGTTGCATCTTTGGTATGTCACTTTACACACAGGGTGGTGGTTCTGGTGGGAAAAGTCACCAGGGTTTGGTTTTTGGGTTAACTGGTGCTGGTGTTGCTTTGTTAGTTATGTCTTGTTTGTTAGGGGTTTATGTTTGGTATGATAGGAAGGTTAGGAGGAAGAAGCTTAATGATGATGAATTTGACTTTGATCCTGAGGAACAAGGGTCTAGGCGTAGGTTGAGGCCGAATACAGGGTCTATTTGGTTCAAGATTGATGAGCTTGAGAAGGCTACCgataatttctcaaccaagaattTCATTGGCAGGGGTGGATTTGGGCTTGTTTTCAAGGGGGTTTTGTCCGATGGTTCCGTCGTGGCAGTTAAGAGGATCTTGGAATCTGATTTTCAAGGGGATGTGGAGTTTTGTAATGAGGTGGAGATTATTAGCAACCTGAAGCACCGGAATCTGGTGCCTCTTCGAGGCTGTTGTGtagtggatgatgatgatgaaaaatttAATGACAGGGGAAGCCAGAGGTTTTTGGTTTATGATTACATGCCGAATGGAAACCTTGAAGACCATCTGTTTCTGGTGAGTGAGCAGCAAAAGTTGAAGAAATCGCTGACTTGGCCTCAAAGGAAGAGCATAATCTTGGATGTGGCAAAGGGGCTGGCTTATCTTCACTATGGAGTCAAGCCTGCAATTTTTCATAGGGATATAAAAGCAACCAACATATTACTTGATGAAGACATGAGAGCCAGAGTTGCGGATTTCGGGCTTGCTAAACAAAGCAGGGAAGGCCAATCTCATCTCACTACAAGAGTAGCTGGAACTCATGGATATCTAGCTCCGGAATATGCTCTTTACGGTCAGCTTACAGAGAAAAGTGATGTGTATAGTTTTGGGGTTGTTGTTTTGGAGATAATGTGTGGGAGGAGAGCCCTT CATTCTTGATCACGGATTGGGCTTGGTCGTTGGTGAAATCAGGGAACATAGAAGAGGCATTGGATGCTTCTTTGTTGAAGGATGACAGCTTTGGAAGTTCAAATCCAAAGAGCATAATGGAAAGGTTTTTACTTGTGGGAATTCTATGCTCACATGTGATGGTTGCTCTGAGGCCAACAATTTCTGATGCATTGAAGATGCTGGAAGGTGATATTGAGGTTCCTCAAATCCCGGATCGGCCAATGCCGCTCGGACACCCTGCTACGTTTTACGGCGATGGCGGCAGTACTTTCAGCATATCTCCGGCCTTAAGCGGCCCCAAGTTGCAAACTGGAGACATGCTCAGGTAA